In Cryptomeria japonica chromosome 10, Sugi_1.0, whole genome shotgun sequence, a genomic segment contains:
- the LOC131060677 gene encoding uncharacterized protein LOC131060677, with protein sequence MAGALWPWLRRIATPIRRAWSLTFNRPCKRNKTRGAGMWKLYSEVRSCSYEDVHVMWSILHKSEAFKPPIKKSRFSRMHSVN encoded by the exons ATGGCCGGAGCTCTATGGCCATGGCTTCGCAGGATTGCCACTCCCATTAGAAGAGCATGGTCTCTTACCTTCAACAGACCCTGCAAACGCAACAAGACCAGAG GTGCTGGAATGTGGAAGCTGTACAGTGAGGTTCGATCTTGCAGCTATGAGGATGTGCACGTCATGTGGTCGATTCTTCACAAGTCCGAGGCCTTCAAACCACCCATTAAGAAATCTCGGTTCTCCAGAATGCATTCAGTGAACTGA